The Tenrec ecaudatus isolate mTenEca1 chromosome 7, mTenEca1.hap1, whole genome shotgun sequence genome window below encodes:
- the TULP1 gene encoding tubby-related protein 1 isoform X2: protein MPLQDDTLREVWASDSGHEEEGRSPEIQRRPKQRPVPGQKLRKKKTEIPEDPCPTGSKLRRPGEDDDEEEEDNRDGEEEQEEKKEKVPQPPKKPPKEKASADAKERRTKSQGPRGDLGSPVPPQKPLRMKKKGAPAGETTKMRKVKKKESGEMAEDVSESPAGVRKKTPTAMFLVGEGDPAAKAWKKNGAPRGAGARKEEEEKEELVTKNSNPKGKAKGKGKKQAKEERPPSPPVEVGDPGEFVLRPAPQGRTVRCRLTRDKKGMDRGLYPSYFLHLDTEKKVFLLAGRKRKRSKTANYLISSDPTNLSRGGENFIGKLRSNLLGNRFTVFDNGHNPHRGGGGGGGDVGSLRQELAAVIYETNVLGFRGPRRMTVIIPGMNSDSERVPIRPRNASDGLLVRWQNKTLESLIELHNKPPIWNEDSGSYTLNFQGRVTQASVKNFQIVHADDSDYIVLQFGRVAEDTFTLDYRYPLCALQAFAIALSSFDGKLACE from the exons ATGCCGCTGCAGGATGACACCCTCCGAGAGGTGTGGGCCTCAGACAG tgggcatgaggaggaaggccggAGCCCCGAGATCCAGAGGCGCCCCAAGCAG CGACCGGTCCCTGGACAGAAGTTGAGGAAGAAGAAGACAGAGATCccagaggacccctgccctacagGATCCAAGCTCCGGAGACCTGGAG AGGATGACGACGAGGAAGAGGAGGACAACAGGGATGGTGAGGAAGAGCAagaggagaagaaagagaaagtccCTCAACCTCCCAAGAAGCCTCCTAAAGAGAAGGCTTCAGCAGACGCCAAAGAGAGAAGGACCAAGAGCCAGGGTCCAAGGG GGGACCTGGGAAGTCCTGTCCCACCACAGAAGCCACTTCGCATGAAGAAGAAGGGGGCCCCAGCCGGGGAAACAACCAAGATGAGAAAGGTCAAGAAGAAAG AGTCTGGTGAGATGGCGGAGGATGTCTCAGAGAGCCCAGCCGGGGTGAGGAAGAAGACCCCCACCGCCATGTTTCTGGTGGGAGAAGGGGACCCAGCTGCAAAGGCTTGGAAGAAGAACG GTGCTCCCAGAGGCGCAGGagcgaggaaggaggaagaggagaaggaagagcTGGTGACCAAGAACAGCAATCCGAAGGGCAAAGCGAAAGGAAAAGGCAAAAAG CAAGCG AAGGAAGAGAGACCCCCATCCCCCCCTGTGGAGGTGGGTGACCCTGGAGAGTTTGTGCTGCGGCCTGCCCCCCAGGGGCGCACAGTGCGCTGCCGGCTGACCCGGGACAAGAAGGGCATGGACCGGGGGCTGTATCCCTCCTACTTTCTGCACCTGGACACGGAGAAGAAG GTGTTCCTTTTGGCTGGCCGGAAACGGAAACGAAGCAAAACAGCCAATTACCTCATCTCCAGTGATCCCACCAATCTGTCCCGAGGAggggagaatttcattgggaagctGAG GTCCAACCTCCTGGGAAACCGCTTCACCGTCTTTGACAATGGGCACAACCCGCACcgtggaggcggcggcggcggcggggacgtGGGGAGCCTGCGCCAGGAGCTGGCGGCGGTGATCTAT GAAACCAACGTGCTGGGCTTCCGCGGCCCCAGGCGCATGACAGTCATCATTCCAGGCATGAATTCTGACAGCGAAAGAGTTCCCATCCGGCCCCGAAAC GCTAGTGACGGGCTGCTGGTGCGCTGGCAGAATAAGACACTGGAGAGCCTCATTGAGCTGCACAACAAACCGCCTATCTGGAACGAGGACAGTGGCTCCTACACCCTCAACTTCCAAGGTCGGGTCACCCAGGCCTCAGTCAAGAACTTCCAGATTGTCCACGCTGATGACT CTGACTACATCGTGCTGCAGTTCGGCAGAGTGGCGGAGGACACCTTCACCCTGGACTACCGGTATCCGCTGTGTGCCCTGCAGGCCTTCGCCATCGCCCTCTCCAGTTTCGACGGGAAGCTGGCCTGCGAGTGA
- the TULP1 gene encoding tubby-related protein 1 isoform X1 — protein MPLQDDTLREVWASDSGHEEEGRSPEIQRRPKQRPVPGQKLRKKKTEIPEDPCPTGSKLRRPGAGRRPPLKVPTPDPEDGQGPPRDLYTKFLRDPEAKKRDPRETFLASRAPDAEDEDDDEEEEDNRDGEEEQEEKKEKVPQPPKKPPKEKASADAKERRTKSQGPRGDLGSPVPPQKPLRMKKKGAPAGETTKMRKVKKKESGEMAEDVSESPAGVRKKTPTAMFLVGEGDPAAKAWKKNGAPRGAGARKEEEEKEELVTKNSNPKGKAKGKGKKQAKEERPPSPPVEVGDPGEFVLRPAPQGRTVRCRLTRDKKGMDRGLYPSYFLHLDTEKKVFLLAGRKRKRSKTANYLISSDPTNLSRGGENFIGKLRSNLLGNRFTVFDNGHNPHRGGGGGGGDVGSLRQELAAVIYETNVLGFRGPRRMTVIIPGMNSDSERVPIRPRNASDGLLVRWQNKTLESLIELHNKPPIWNEDSGSYTLNFQGRVTQASVKNFQIVHADDSDYIVLQFGRVAEDTFTLDYRYPLCALQAFAIALSSFDGKLACE, from the exons ATGCCGCTGCAGGATGACACCCTCCGAGAGGTGTGGGCCTCAGACAG tgggcatgaggaggaaggccggAGCCCCGAGATCCAGAGGCGCCCCAAGCAG CGACCGGTCCCTGGACAGAAGTTGAGGAAGAAGAAGACAGAGATCccagaggacccctgccctacagGATCCAAGCTCCGGAGACCTGGAG CGGGCCGGCGGCCACCGCTGAAGGTGCCCACCCCTGACCCAGAGGATGGCCAGGGGCCACCACGCGACCTCTACACCAAGTTCCTCAGGGACCCCGAAGCCAAGAAGCGCGACCCCCGAGAAACTTTCCTAGCATCCCGGGCCCCTGATGCGGAGGACG AGGATGACGACGAGGAAGAGGAGGACAACAGGGATGGTGAGGAAGAGCAagaggagaagaaagagaaagtccCTCAACCTCCCAAGAAGCCTCCTAAAGAGAAGGCTTCAGCAGACGCCAAAGAGAGAAGGACCAAGAGCCAGGGTCCAAGGG GGGACCTGGGAAGTCCTGTCCCACCACAGAAGCCACTTCGCATGAAGAAGAAGGGGGCCCCAGCCGGGGAAACAACCAAGATGAGAAAGGTCAAGAAGAAAG AGTCTGGTGAGATGGCGGAGGATGTCTCAGAGAGCCCAGCCGGGGTGAGGAAGAAGACCCCCACCGCCATGTTTCTGGTGGGAGAAGGGGACCCAGCTGCAAAGGCTTGGAAGAAGAACG GTGCTCCCAGAGGCGCAGGagcgaggaaggaggaagaggagaaggaagagcTGGTGACCAAGAACAGCAATCCGAAGGGCAAAGCGAAAGGAAAAGGCAAAAAG CAAGCG AAGGAAGAGAGACCCCCATCCCCCCCTGTGGAGGTGGGTGACCCTGGAGAGTTTGTGCTGCGGCCTGCCCCCCAGGGGCGCACAGTGCGCTGCCGGCTGACCCGGGACAAGAAGGGCATGGACCGGGGGCTGTATCCCTCCTACTTTCTGCACCTGGACACGGAGAAGAAG GTGTTCCTTTTGGCTGGCCGGAAACGGAAACGAAGCAAAACAGCCAATTACCTCATCTCCAGTGATCCCACCAATCTGTCCCGAGGAggggagaatttcattgggaagctGAG GTCCAACCTCCTGGGAAACCGCTTCACCGTCTTTGACAATGGGCACAACCCGCACcgtggaggcggcggcggcggcggggacgtGGGGAGCCTGCGCCAGGAGCTGGCGGCGGTGATCTAT GAAACCAACGTGCTGGGCTTCCGCGGCCCCAGGCGCATGACAGTCATCATTCCAGGCATGAATTCTGACAGCGAAAGAGTTCCCATCCGGCCCCGAAAC GCTAGTGACGGGCTGCTGGTGCGCTGGCAGAATAAGACACTGGAGAGCCTCATTGAGCTGCACAACAAACCGCCTATCTGGAACGAGGACAGTGGCTCCTACACCCTCAACTTCCAAGGTCGGGTCACCCAGGCCTCAGTCAAGAACTTCCAGATTGTCCACGCTGATGACT CTGACTACATCGTGCTGCAGTTCGGCAGAGTGGCGGAGGACACCTTCACCCTGGACTACCGGTATCCGCTGTGTGCCCTGCAGGCCTTCGCCATCGCCCTCTCCAGTTTCGACGGGAAGCTGGCCTGCGAGTGA